The following are from one region of the Actinoplanes sp. L3-i22 genome:
- a CDS encoding transcriptional regulator encodes MPADELPETFHVTTDEQLRAVSNLTRHRIMAVLRFEPATITQIADRVGLAKGSSSYHVRLLERAGLVKVVRTRKVRGVVERYYAMAARSIELPDPGEGGPDVLMRHAVADLEAAPADGERHVRMAHLRLTEEQFAQLGARLEALADEYRQLSDASLPDVSLVFALFRPAQPGRVEGDAK; translated from the coding sequence ATGCCTGCCGATGAGCTTCCCGAGACGTTCCATGTCACCACCGACGAGCAGCTACGTGCCGTCTCCAACCTCACCCGCCACCGGATCATGGCGGTGCTGCGCTTCGAGCCCGCGACGATCACGCAGATCGCCGACCGGGTGGGCCTGGCGAAGGGAAGTTCGAGCTACCACGTGCGGCTGCTCGAACGCGCCGGCCTGGTGAAGGTGGTCCGCACGCGCAAGGTCCGCGGGGTCGTCGAGCGGTACTACGCGATGGCCGCGCGCTCCATCGAGCTGCCGGATCCGGGCGAGGGCGGCCCCGATGTGCTGATGCGGCACGCGGTGGCGGACCTGGAGGCCGCGCCGGCCGACGGCGAGCGGCACGTCCGGATGGCGCACCTGCGGCTGACCGAGGAGCAGTTCGCGCAGCTGGGTGCGCGGCTGGAGGCCCTGGCCGATGAGTACCGGCAGCTGTCCGATGCGTCGCTGCCGGACGTGTCCCTGGTCTTCGCGCTGTTCCGGCCGGCGCAGCCCGGCCGGGTCGAGGGGGACGCGAAATGA